In one Bacillus rossius redtenbacheri isolate Brsri chromosome 11, Brsri_v3, whole genome shotgun sequence genomic region, the following are encoded:
- the LOC134537006 gene encoding N(4)-(Beta-N-acetylglucosaminyl)-L-asparaginase isoform X1, whose product MRRCLLLFFATAVLAAGAGVVGDSANPVVINTWPFTNATAKAWETLYLKKLSALDAVERGCSVCEEEQCDGSVGYGGSPDEAGETTLDAMIMDGTSMDAGAVGALRRVKHAVSVARRVLENTRHTLLVGDQATRFALAVGFSEEPLQTNHSREMWRRWRDGRCQPNFWTNVSPDPTKHCGPYKPDGAAEKTEQRGGGTFGVEGNHDTIGMVALDLEGKMAAGTSTNGARYKIPGRVGDSPIPGSGAYVDGEVGGAAATGDGDIMMRFLPSLVAVEQLRAGAAPSAAGEVALARIARRYPSFTGAVVVLSAAGQHGAACHGLGSFRFSVASPALGGVVTQEVPCIDAGRH is encoded by the exons ATGCGTCGTTGTCTGTTGTTGTTCTTCGCGACCGCCGTTCTGGCCGCTGGCGCTGGTGTCGTCGGCGACTCTGCGAATCCCGTGGTCATCAACACCTGGCCGTTCACGAACGCAACGGCTAAAG CCTGGGAGACTCTGTACCTGAAGAAGCTGTCGGCGCTGGACGCTGTGGAGCGTGGCTGCTCGGTGTGCGAGGAGGAGCAGTGCGACGGGTCGGTCGGCTATGGTGGCAGCCCTGACGAGGCCGGCGAGACCACGCTGGACGCCATGATCATGGACGG GACGTCGATGGACGCGGGCGCGGTGGGGGCGCTGCGGAGGGTGAAGCACGCGGTCTCGGTGGCCCGTCGGGTGCTGGAGAACACACGCCACACCCTGCTGGTGGGCGACCAGGCGACCCGGTTCGCGCTCGCCGTGGGCTTCAGCGAGGAGCCCCTGCAGACCAACCACTCCCGCGAGATGTGGCGGCGGTGGCGCGACGGCCGCTGCCAGCCCAACTTCTGGACG aatgtCTCGCCGGACCCGACGAAGCACTGCGGCCCGTACAAGCCGGACGGAGCGGCGGAGAAGACGGAGCAGCGGGGCGGAGGGACGTTTGGGGTCGAGGGCAATCACGACACCATCGGCATGGTGGCGCTAGACCTGGAGGGCAAGATGGCCGCGGGGACTTCGACCAACGGGGCTCGCTACAAGATACCAGG GCGGGTGGGCGACTCCCCCATCCCGGGGTCCGGAGCGTACGTGGACGGTGAAGTGGGCGGGGCCGCCGCCACGGGGGACGGGGACATCATGATGAGGTTCCTGCCGAG CCTGGTGGCGGTGGAGCAGCTGCGAGCGGGCGCCGCCCCCAGCGCGGCGGGGGAGGTCGCCCTCGCACGCATAGCGCGCCGCTACCCCTCCTTCACGGGCGCCGTGGTGGTGCTGAGCGCGGCGGGCCAGCACGGCGCCGCCTGCCACGGCCTGGGCTCCTTCAGGTTCTCCGTGGCCAGCCCCGCGCTGGGGGGCGTCGTCACGCAGGAGGTGCCGTGCATCGACGCCGGGAGGCACTAG
- the LOC134537006 gene encoding N(4)-(Beta-N-acetylglucosaminyl)-L-asparaginase isoform X2 translates to MNSKMCSDVMRVMIFASITGYVSNYSKTTGTPVVINTWPFTNATIKAWETLYLKKLSALDAVERGCSVCEEEQCDGSVGYGGSPDEAGETTLDAMIMDGTSMDAGAVGALRRVKHAVSVARRVLENTRHTLLVGDQATRFALAVGFSEEPLQTNHSREMWRRWRDGRCQPNFWTNVSPDPTKHCGPYKPDGAAEKTEQRGGGTFGVEGNHDTIGMVALDLEGKMAAGTSTNGARYKIPGRVGDSPIPGSGAYVDGEVGGAAATGDGDIMMRFLPSLVAVEQLRAGAAPSAAGEVALARIARRYPSFTGAVVVLSAAGQHGAACHGLGSFRFSVASPALGGVVTQEVPCIDAGRH, encoded by the exons ATGAATTCAAAAATGTGCAGTGACGTAATGCGTGTTATGATTTTTGCTTCAATTACAGGCTATGTTTCTAATTATTCAAAAACCACCGGAACACCAGTGGTTATAAATACTTGGCCATTTACGAATGCAACAATTAAAG CCTGGGAGACTCTGTACCTGAAGAAGCTGTCGGCGCTGGACGCTGTGGAGCGTGGCTGCTCGGTGTGCGAGGAGGAGCAGTGCGACGGGTCGGTCGGCTATGGTGGCAGCCCTGACGAGGCCGGCGAGACCACGCTGGACGCCATGATCATGGACGG GACGTCGATGGACGCGGGCGCGGTGGGGGCGCTGCGGAGGGTGAAGCACGCGGTCTCGGTGGCCCGTCGGGTGCTGGAGAACACACGCCACACCCTGCTGGTGGGCGACCAGGCGACCCGGTTCGCGCTCGCCGTGGGCTTCAGCGAGGAGCCCCTGCAGACCAACCACTCCCGCGAGATGTGGCGGCGGTGGCGCGACGGCCGCTGCCAGCCCAACTTCTGGACG aatgtCTCGCCGGACCCGACGAAGCACTGCGGCCCGTACAAGCCGGACGGAGCGGCGGAGAAGACGGAGCAGCGGGGCGGAGGGACGTTTGGGGTCGAGGGCAATCACGACACCATCGGCATGGTGGCGCTAGACCTGGAGGGCAAGATGGCCGCGGGGACTTCGACCAACGGGGCTCGCTACAAGATACCAGG GCGGGTGGGCGACTCCCCCATCCCGGGGTCCGGAGCGTACGTGGACGGTGAAGTGGGCGGGGCCGCCGCCACGGGGGACGGGGACATCATGATGAGGTTCCTGCCGAG CCTGGTGGCGGTGGAGCAGCTGCGAGCGGGCGCCGCCCCCAGCGCGGCGGGGGAGGTCGCCCTCGCACGCATAGCGCGCCGCTACCCCTCCTTCACGGGCGCCGTGGTGGTGCTGAGCGCGGCGGGCCAGCACGGCGCCGCCTGCCACGGCCTGGGCTCCTTCAGGTTCTCCGTGGCCAGCCCCGCGCTGGGGGGCGTCGTCACGCAGGAGGTGCCGTGCATCGACGCCGGGAGGCACTAG
- the LOC134537006 gene encoding N(4)-(Beta-N-acetylglucosaminyl)-L-asparaginase isoform X3 — MAYGLSKVPYGSGFIRSRGVLSRRGSQTFCNHSWETLYLKKLSALDAVERGCSVCEEEQCDGSVGYGGSPDEAGETTLDAMIMDGTSMDAGAVGALRRVKHAVSVARRVLENTRHTLLVGDQATRFALAVGFSEEPLQTNHSREMWRRWRDGRCQPNFWTNVSPDPTKHCGPYKPDGAAEKTEQRGGGTFGVEGNHDTIGMVALDLEGKMAAGTSTNGARYKIPGRVGDSPIPGSGAYVDGEVGGAAATGDGDIMMRFLPSLVAVEQLRAGAAPSAAGEVALARIARRYPSFTGAVVVLSAAGQHGAACHGLGSFRFSVASPALGGVVTQEVPCIDAGRH; from the exons ATGGCTTATGGGCTGTCAAAAGTACCATATGGAAGTGGCTTCATACGCTCAAGAGGTGTATTATCTAGGAGAGGGTCACAGACATTTTGTAATCATT CCTGGGAGACTCTGTACCTGAAGAAGCTGTCGGCGCTGGACGCTGTGGAGCGTGGCTGCTCGGTGTGCGAGGAGGAGCAGTGCGACGGGTCGGTCGGCTATGGTGGCAGCCCTGACGAGGCCGGCGAGACCACGCTGGACGCCATGATCATGGACGG GACGTCGATGGACGCGGGCGCGGTGGGGGCGCTGCGGAGGGTGAAGCACGCGGTCTCGGTGGCCCGTCGGGTGCTGGAGAACACACGCCACACCCTGCTGGTGGGCGACCAGGCGACCCGGTTCGCGCTCGCCGTGGGCTTCAGCGAGGAGCCCCTGCAGACCAACCACTCCCGCGAGATGTGGCGGCGGTGGCGCGACGGCCGCTGCCAGCCCAACTTCTGGACG aatgtCTCGCCGGACCCGACGAAGCACTGCGGCCCGTACAAGCCGGACGGAGCGGCGGAGAAGACGGAGCAGCGGGGCGGAGGGACGTTTGGGGTCGAGGGCAATCACGACACCATCGGCATGGTGGCGCTAGACCTGGAGGGCAAGATGGCCGCGGGGACTTCGACCAACGGGGCTCGCTACAAGATACCAGG GCGGGTGGGCGACTCCCCCATCCCGGGGTCCGGAGCGTACGTGGACGGTGAAGTGGGCGGGGCCGCCGCCACGGGGGACGGGGACATCATGATGAGGTTCCTGCCGAG CCTGGTGGCGGTGGAGCAGCTGCGAGCGGGCGCCGCCCCCAGCGCGGCGGGGGAGGTCGCCCTCGCACGCATAGCGCGCCGCTACCCCTCCTTCACGGGCGCCGTGGTGGTGCTGAGCGCGGCGGGCCAGCACGGCGCCGCCTGCCACGGCCTGGGCTCCTTCAGGTTCTCCGTGGCCAGCCCCGCGCTGGGGGGCGTCGTCACGCAGGAGGTGCCGTGCATCGACGCCGGGAGGCACTAG